TTATGTGGATGCTTAATATTATGTGTCTGTGTAAATAGGTAGGAAGGTACCTCTATCTACCTAATTGCTAACACGTTTAACGCTAATTTGAGACAGCGGTTTAAGAACCGTTATTAGGAACTTATGTATTACAGATTACAGGTACGAGGAATACTTactgtacttaggtacctactacagagtcgttttatgtacctacttactacatACGTAGCCCAATTCACAAATGAATTGAGCCCAGTAAAGCCGCCCATTTTTAAGACATTTAAAAGCATTGGGTAAAATTGTAGGCAGTCTACAGCCTATTTTAAAACGTATATGaatgtaacaataaaaaatggcAATGAAACTGGTTACTACAAAAATACGATTAACAGAAACTTGTCTTTTGATAAAAcaaaacgtgtttttttgtatctttatttGAAATGTGTTTGATGCCTCAACGTTTTCCTTGATAGCACGCGGCTACACCTCAGTAGACATTAGCCTTGCTACTCAATGTCAGTCATCATTACTCATCATAGTATCGAAACTTAGCTAAAATTTTGGTATGCGGTGCGAATCATGTTACTCAACACTCTATTCTATAACTTCGATATATTTCTTGTCTTCAAGTTATAAATATGTCACGATAAAATGTGATATCTTTTAAGGATGAATGACAAATGTacaagtattaaaatattatattctttcaTCAGGCAATCATCGCATCTCTACAAGCTAAAGGGCATGCGACCACGGAACTTGGACCAACGGCTGGATTCGCTGCAATGGTGGCAGCAGCCAGAGATTCCTACGGCTACTTGATACCACAGACTGATCACAGACGACCCGGTAGCATCGATggattctaaatttaaaataggCTTAGTCATTGACTGATAAAATAGTATCTACTCTTGCAAACAGATCTTGTAAACatactcttttatttatttaaacggaGAAGTAATGAACTGGAACCTTCATCACATTGGATCACAATAGTTTTCATCCTTCACTGCAAATAACGCAAATATGTTAGTGTACGTAGGTATCTACTATTTATTGGCTTCAATACCATTAAACAACATGATTTTTAAAACGTCTAAGTAGATAAGCTCTCctgttaaatacataaaaaaaaatcaaataacttataacttaggtacctaccttacgATCTTCTTTTCCAATAGTTTCATTTTCTGTAAATTCATTGGATAATTATAATCCAAGTGAAATCGattgtgatattattattttataaaggtgGATATTTCTGGTTGTAAGTATTATATCGTTATAGAATTTAATTAAGTTGCTGTGATgtttaatatattgttattcgtgaaataaatggttttgatGGTAGgtacaatgtatttttatttcccttttgcaaaaaaaaacagcgtAGGAGAAAAATAAATCACAGTGGTAGCAAAAGTGCAACGAGCACGTCCTCCAAAAAAAAATGGTCACAGATATGGCTGAGCCATATGCTGCACTGCAATAGGCTGATGATCTGCCGAACAATGTCGGCCATGATATGGCCCTACCGAAAATATTTGGCAAATATTACCGGTACATTAACACATTATTAAGCACATAATATAGCTACCTAGACTAGAGGTAGCTATATTGCCGGCCACCCACTGTTTTGCAGCTACATATTGCAAAACACAAATATGTAGGCCTTCTAGACGCGCCCTAACGAATACGAAACTGTTATTTGGCATAGAGTATTTATTGCTAATCTGTGGGGAAGCCAAAAATTTCGTGTCCAGCTAATGTCAATGTCAGTCTGTCAACTGTCACGTTAGTATTGTCAAATTTTCGCGCCTCCCGGCAAAAAGAAATCGGCAGCCCCGTTCGTTACATTATTGCGTctaaacaatttcaatatattaaatattgattatcAGTTGTTATCTGGTTATGCTTGGAttgttgttataataatatctaGATCGTGGTTGGAAAGGCATCAgactatcaaaacaaaatgagcCACCAACTATCTGAGGGGTCTCTTGAGGTAAGTTTCTACAAATTATAGTAACGGCACATtgaaatagattttaattttaaaaagatttaagaATAATCATCGAAATTCTTGCTAACATAATTGCCTCACAATACTTTATTGGAAATGTTAACGTACTTGAATGTCGTGCAATTGTGAAGACAAACAGGTTACAACTTGTCGTTGAAATCTCTCGCAAAGTTATTATTCGCTTATTAGATGTATGATGCGATTTTACTTTTGCAATATGAAAGGCACTCCAAATCTACAATCTTTCATACTATAAATCTTTAGAAGCATTGCTTTttaataagtacttaattatATGAACATGTTTTGTACTGAATCATGTCATAATATGAATTGTTAGAAAAATATAGAATCAACATAATAActattgttaaatattatacAAGACATTGTATTGCAGTAATGGTTGTATTTTTCAGTTATTTGTAACTGAGGGTAGAATAAAACATCATTGTACTTAAATTAGGATACATACATAAAcctatttaatcattatttgtacACCTACTACCAgtaatctatctatttaaaatcgactccatccaaacgttgtctgtaagagattgctTTTGAGCGATAAGACTGCCTGTTGTACTCAcacatatttgtttgtaatgtccttgtctatgtttgttttggtgtacaataaataatattctatctatctatctcaaAACCAAAGAGGGTGACAAGTTTACTTATAGCGGGATAAAACATATTCCTTAAACTTGCAGGTGATAATGAATGGAGGAGTGTATGATAAGCCCATAATGCAAGTGTTGGGCAGTAAGAAGATTCAGGGAAGTGGTGCCAACGAGAGGTTCCGGCTCCTCGTATCTGATGGCAAGCATTCACACAGCTTTGCCATGCTGGCCACACAACTGAATGACAAGCTGATATCTGGGGAACTGTCTGATTACTCTGTTGTACAGATTGATCGATTTGTTACATCACTGCTGAAAAATACTGGCAAAGGCGAAAAGTATGTGTAACTCTTAGACCATATACAGAAAGAAAGCCGATAAGCACTTAAAAGTTTCAGCTTcttccagctttctttctgtatacagccttatactttgcattcattgtaattattaattgtaatctctaaataaattaacaaattagtagaaattattatttttctcaaaacaaaGGTGTGTATTAGATTTAACTTTAATACCATAATTTGTtccttcataattatttttctctcCATTTTGACCATAACAGTAAATGAAGAAGGTTTTCACTGTCAAGAAACACTCAAATATATTTATGCACACATATATGTTGGCTAATTATTCTGTACTGCACTCCACAGGCGTGTGATGATCATCTTGGATATCACAATAGTAGCTCCTGGCAGCACAGTGGGGAAGAAGCTTGGCAACCCTGTGACTTGGACAGAGGAGTCCGCTGCAGCTGCACCACCAGCCAAATCCATGCCTACACCTGCCCCTCGTCCCAACCCAGCCCCAGTTCCCACGTCACTGCCTACTCCTTCAGCAAATCTTGATTCCAGTATACTGTCTTCACAGATGACACATCCAATTGCCAGTCTCAGTCCATACCAGAATAAGTAAGATTTTATGCATACCTTCATCAAATTATTCTCATACAATTTAGCACATtgtcatctcagccatagaatATCTACTGCTGAATATAGTTTTACATATTGATTTCTATTTAGCTCAGATACTACACAAAGgattttcttcttctttaacACACTTGCTCTTGTCAGCCCAGCTTCCAATATTtctgattattttcaaaatctgaAATGAATTAGAACAtcattttgtatattatttatttgtcaggTGGGTGATAAAAGCTCGCGTTATGTCTAAATCGGACATACGcacgtggaacaacgcgcgcggTGAAGGCAAACTCTTCAGTATGGACCTGTGCGACGACAGCGGAGAGATCAGGGCTACAGCATTTAAGAACGAATGTGATAAGTTCTATGATATGATACAGGTAAGGCTCACATCCCCACACAGGCcccaaattcaattttttttggggGTATAGAGACTATTATATAAGTCATACTGTAATGTTGAAACATTACAGTAAACATTACAGTATGACTTATATATGTAATGTTTCAACATTACAGTATGTGTTATATGATAATAGTTATAAATGCTTCCATTCATGTAATCTGATTGAAGTGCTAaatcgtttttgtttttaacaattACAAGATTCTCCTAATTCATGACCTTTTATCTTCAGGTGGACAAAGTATACTACATAAGTCGCTGTCAGCTGAAAACAGCTAATAAACAATACACCACAATGAAAAATGACTATGAAATGACATTCACAGCTAACACAGTAGTTGCAGAGTGTATGGAAGATGCTTCCAGTGTACCGAGCATCAAATTTGATTTTGTACCAATTAATGATATTGCTGCAAAAAGTGTGGACACCTTATTGGGTAAGAAAAATCTTgccatatgtattttttttaaacttttattaattattagctGTTCTCCcgcagttttacccgcgtcccatgggaactgcTGCCCGTATAAAACTTAGGAATAGTGTAGCCACcctaaagtgaaaaaaaaatcaaattggttcagtaatttcAGAGTCCttatggtacaaacaaacaaaaaagttttctctttattattttagtataaaaagaattttctttttctttgttttcagatGTGGTTGGTGTATGCAAGGCAGCTTCAGATCTCCAAGAGTTGACTGCTAGGAGTACAGGAAAGTTGCTTAAAAAGAGGGAGCTTACCCTTGTCGACAATTCAGGTGGTGCGGTTagtaaacattttcaaatatttcgtTTGATAATCCCATAATGGTGAGAATCAATTACTACATACACATACATCTACATACTTAGTTGAACATTTTACCTTACAGGTTGTCCTAACAATGTGGGGCAAGGAAGCTGAAAATTTCGATAGCAACACAAACCCAGTGATTGCTGTAAAAGTgagtaacaacaaaatactacTTTTGAATAAACTATTAATTTCTTGATATACAACGTTTTGCCATTAGAATTTAACACATTAGAAAACATAAATTGATTAAACATTGTTCATTGCAGAGTGCCCGTTTGGCGGAGTTTAACGGCAGCAAGTCCCTGTCTTGCCTGGCCAGCACTATGATCAGACTGAACCCCGACTTGCCCGAAGCACACAAGCTGAGAGGCTGGTACGATAATGGCGGCGCTGATATGGAGATCGTCAATATTTCCGCCAGGTAACATGTTCAGACATCTGTATGTCAGGATAGACGCCAAATATGCTGTACCGATTAGGAATCCCCTTCCATGGAAATCTATTTTCATTTCGAAAGTCTCGTACTATCGCATGGCTCCTTTCGGAAAGTCTTAGGAAAATGCAGCAGGTCTACTACTAATATCATGTTGAATATTTAAGGGTCGGAGGCTACAGTGGAGGCAGTAACGAATGGATCACATTCTCTGACGCGGAAGCTCGGCAGCTCGGCTCTGGAGACAAAGGCGACTACTTCAGTCTACTCGGAGTTCTCACATTTACGTTCGCGGACAATGCGGTCTACAAAGCGTGTCCACAAGAACAGTGCAACAAGAAACTTGTCGACCAAGAAAATGGACTCTACAGATGCGAGAAGTGCAATAGAGAATATCCTAATTACAAATATAGACTTTTATTGGGGGTAAGTGTTTCATAAACTAGGCAAAGGTGCAAGAGATTCAATATGATTATATTTAGTGaggtaaaataaactttatctaTGTACACTAAGATCCAAAATGCTCTTTGTTACAGGCAAATGTATCAGATGCAACAGGAGACCAGCGTATAACGGCTTTCAATGAAGCCGCAGAGGCGATGCTCGGCAAGAACGTCGCAGAAATCGGCCGTCTGTTTGAATACGACAAGACAACATACACGCAGATGTTTGAAGAAGTCAAGTTCAGGACTTTCG
The DNA window shown above is from Helicoverpa zea isolate HzStark_Cry1AcR chromosome 16, ilHelZeax1.1, whole genome shotgun sequence and carries:
- the LOC124637710 gene encoding replication protein A 70 kDa DNA-binding subunit translates to MSHQLSEGSLEVIMNGGVYDKPIMQVLGSKKIQGSGANERFRLLVSDGKHSHSFAMLATQLNDKLISGELSDYSVVQIDRFVTSLLKNTGKGEKRVMIILDITIVAPGSTVGKKLGNPVTWTEESAAAAPPAKSMPTPAPRPNPAPVPTSLPTPSANLDSSILSSQMTHPIASLSPYQNKWVIKARVMSKSDIRTWNNARGEGKLFSMDLCDDSGEIRATAFKNECDKFYDMIQVDKVYYISRCQLKTANKQYTTMKNDYEMTFTANTVVAECMEDASSVPSIKFDFVPINDIAAKSVDTLLDVVGVCKAASDLQELTARSTGKLLKKRELTLVDNSGGAVVLTMWGKEAENFDSNTNPVIAVKSARLAEFNGSKSLSCLASTMIRLNPDLPEAHKLRGWYDNGGADMEIVNISARVGGYSGGSNEWITFSDAEARQLGSGDKGDYFSLLGVLTFTFADNAVYKACPQEQCNKKLVDQENGLYRCEKCNREYPNYKYRLLLGANVSDATGDQRITAFNEAAEAMLGKNVAEIGRLFEYDKTTYTQMFEEVKFRTFVFKFRTKMETYNDEARLKTLVVNVQPVDYKDANKRLIASIKALSGVEV